Proteins co-encoded in one Candidatus Kapaibacterium sp. genomic window:
- the sprA gene encoding cell surface protein SprA — MEWWELMRPDNGWLGRHLYFGALGFLAVIVGSTSLQAQEDSYPFLPRQSVWEYRPGVEGIGPGARPLWQERYELDTSLWNWRRRLVYDGIELLPPVRWDFEEYLQWRQRLWRDRLWDSLWQQYDIRLAYSPQERNQLLGQIATITIPLPPSPLLTIFGRPEISISAAGEVNVRAGWRWDWQRLGTASAVGQVQSSPIFSQSINVNVSGRIGDKVRLGVDWGSQRMFEFDNKFRIGYEGYDDDVVRKLEVGNVSFPTPSTLISGAQALFGIRADFQFGPLFLKTVASQKRAERRTTRIQGGALRQRFALRAYDYARNHFLLDTAYRSLYQEYFRYATPVVPASAAPLRVKEIEVWESTTDLRVTQAAEAIAFADLPPVGVGQRYPENLKTAQIVAGEVERGRFVRLDTSQYRFNPHLGVLTILNLRQDRTYAVAYRIEGPTEGANDDLVYGTFANTAGERDTLVLKLITRPNLQPGFRSLWARQLRNIYSIGTRNVQDISVRIWYVRQSNDSTEVIEGVPDKLVTILGVDRINNATGDPTPDGVFDTGPQSPFFNPQTGELIFPSLEPFREGLRAYFAARGVASLAERYVYGAVYDTTIEAARLQTERDRFIIAGEVTGSAGARISLNVFNLEPGSVRVYLDGVPLKEGDDYTVQYYTGEVILRNPRALLPNANVEVEYEPREFAILGARTLLGLRGDLLVAKRRNLTVNWGFTTMFYHQAALIDRVRLGDEPVANWMLGTDVALQWETPWVTDLLNALPLVDTKEKSRLNVRAEVAQMFPTPNTRRSEVASDHNAPVVYIDDFEGADRRFPLGMLPGYWRHSAPPVDPDIAPDPKTAALFRGKLFWYQFFLPETPIREVYPNRDVIPGQSNLRSLYIVFRPDERGIYNPNPEFLDSRNPRFDPANAFAQRPENRRRIWAGMTRLLSSYPLNFDAENFEYLELMMRIEYAEPGARLFIDLGQISEDVIPNGKLDTEDGITSAAPLPNGILDAGEDVGVDGLSDQAERSSLPEPLSLEEDPARDNFVFDYTKDPGLLTEADFERYNNFEGNSRSELGQFPDTEVLNPNNGQTLTLENSYFSYEIRLDPNPATNPQIVGGGSNGWYLYRIPLRRPDRVVGNPLYSNIQYVRLWVKGGALKIRIADWRLVGALWQRRHPFQAAATDADSVLEVAFVNREENSGPPDYYTMPPGVVPPRQLSNPDPTRDIRLNEQSLVLRVRNLRYGDERMAVRLFPQRLDMLYYRKLKFFVHGDGGMPFRIAQGEVPVGEVFVRFGVDSSNYYEYRRPLLQGWQDVQIDLRQLAALKSLRDSLFQVGIVEARLPGDELGRVRIRGNPSLTQVAFMGVGIANPAERFPNLLTTTVWIDELRLTEPDARPDWAGVTAVDLQLADLGTLNFNALRMQPGFHRLEERFGDRILRSSWNGSVTLALEKLFPKEWRELRIPFTYTHSEQLEKPALFPQNDVPVEEAAEIVRQQRLRQGATPQAAAAAAEELRRRSQTLRVQDSWAITGLRLGIPSSLWWIRDIFNRFTVGYSYAQEFERSPQVAERFRWRWNLTVQYALQMQPLLTLQPLGWGTKIPLVSEFAGWRLSPWPTNIGFGLTMTRGRQTEQLRDVPFPSPVVREFTAQQQFQSSWRLSEGGLLNPTVDYSLTTNSTLVPLEVDPVTGRQRTGREIFRQMLFRNGRPLYLGEETSLRQNVTVNFRPRLAELLRLQRFLDMSGSYTVTYSWTDPRQPDPAIRDIVKQAQWQSSFRWNTALRVKQMAESWFGKVPTGDTPTVVQRALRILRSALLDYDNVQINFQQDNSSLNPGVLGGTGLTNFWLRTLLFRPERPLYGPSMGYQLGLLASPHGSIRIVRSERFPFFGFATTLGPRPPQAVLQENFAQRSVLDIRTSRPLWEGATLTLSWKSEFAYNRNWTLQTDANGVPTPTAVVVTNSYSRTALFLPPFLVLALFRNSHERVLQLYEQRRQAIVAAVADTVERNTRLQQALAESFREGLESFRWYPGALALIMPRVNWILRWDGLEKWGIFRSIGAQRVSLDHSYAATYRENTRLTDRGRTIDAQSIEANFQPFLGVNVNFNEKAFGGPATAILRYNLRYGYQLGAAARSLQRQVSHEFSLQVNHTRRGLVLPLIGTELKNDVEFSLLASIRRNLTSSHDVFRSGGDQGLRVDGSTQISVEPRARYTISQRLTATLFMRYDGVFNEGAAQPGYSTFQMGVDIRLGISGGR; from the coding sequence GTGGAGTGGTGGGAACTCATGCGGCCTGACAACGGTTGGCTGGGGCGCCACCTCTACTTCGGCGCGCTGGGATTCCTTGCAGTCATAGTAGGAAGCACGTCGCTTCAGGCCCAGGAGGATTCTTATCCTTTCTTGCCACGGCAGTCAGTGTGGGAGTACCGCCCAGGAGTAGAGGGAATCGGGCCAGGGGCACGGCCACTCTGGCAGGAGCGCTACGAGCTAGACACTTCTCTTTGGAACTGGCGGCGGCGGTTGGTGTACGATGGCATAGAACTCCTGCCCCCAGTACGGTGGGACTTTGAGGAGTACTTGCAGTGGCGCCAACGGCTCTGGCGTGACCGGCTGTGGGATTCGTTGTGGCAACAGTACGATATCCGCCTCGCCTACTCTCCGCAGGAGCGGAACCAGCTCTTGGGACAGATTGCCACTATCACCATCCCGCTGCCCCCCAGCCCATTGCTGACGATATTCGGCCGGCCGGAGATCAGCATCTCCGCTGCAGGAGAAGTCAATGTGCGGGCGGGATGGCGCTGGGACTGGCAGCGCTTAGGGACCGCGTCTGCTGTGGGACAGGTACAATCCAGCCCAATCTTCTCCCAGTCCATCAATGTCAACGTCTCTGGCCGTATCGGCGATAAGGTGCGCCTGGGGGTAGACTGGGGTTCTCAGCGGATGTTTGAGTTTGACAACAAGTTCCGCATCGGCTACGAAGGCTACGACGACGATGTCGTCCGCAAGCTAGAGGTTGGGAACGTTAGCTTCCCAACGCCATCGACGCTCATCAGCGGGGCACAGGCCCTTTTTGGGATTCGCGCGGATTTCCAGTTTGGTCCACTGTTCCTGAAGACTGTTGCGTCGCAGAAGCGGGCCGAGCGCCGCACGACGCGCATCCAGGGCGGAGCACTCCGCCAGCGGTTTGCTCTCCGGGCCTACGACTATGCCCGTAACCATTTCCTGCTGGATACGGCATACCGTAGCCTCTACCAGGAGTACTTCCGCTATGCAACCCCAGTTGTCCCTGCCTCAGCAGCGCCGCTGCGGGTGAAGGAGATTGAAGTGTGGGAGAGCACGACGGATCTGCGCGTCACACAGGCAGCGGAGGCCATCGCTTTCGCCGATCTCCCGCCCGTTGGGGTTGGGCAGCGGTATCCTGAGAATCTCAAAACCGCCCAGATTGTGGCTGGCGAGGTCGAGCGCGGGCGATTCGTACGCCTGGATACATCGCAGTACCGCTTCAACCCGCACCTTGGGGTCCTGACAATCCTCAATCTACGGCAGGACCGGACGTATGCGGTGGCGTATCGGATTGAAGGGCCTACAGAGGGGGCTAACGATGACCTCGTCTACGGTACGTTTGCTAACACGGCTGGGGAGCGCGACACCCTCGTGCTGAAGCTCATCACCCGGCCCAACCTCCAACCCGGCTTTCGGAGCCTGTGGGCGCGGCAGCTCCGCAACATCTACTCCATCGGCACGCGGAACGTTCAGGACATCAGCGTCCGCATCTGGTATGTGCGCCAGAGCAACGACTCCACCGAGGTTATCGAAGGGGTCCCAGACAAGCTGGTGACAATTCTCGGCGTGGACCGCATCAACAATGCGACGGGAGATCCCACTCCTGATGGGGTGTTCGATACTGGACCGCAGTCGCCGTTCTTCAACCCGCAGACAGGGGAGCTGATCTTCCCGTCACTGGAGCCTTTTCGCGAAGGGTTACGGGCCTACTTCGCGGCTCGGGGAGTGGCTTCGCTAGCGGAGCGCTATGTCTATGGGGCTGTCTACGACACGACGATTGAGGCAGCGCGACTGCAGACGGAACGCGATCGCTTCATCATCGCCGGTGAGGTGACCGGTTCGGCAGGCGCCCGCATTTCGCTGAATGTCTTCAACTTGGAACCAGGGAGCGTTCGGGTCTACCTGGACGGTGTCCCTCTCAAGGAAGGGGATGACTACACCGTGCAGTACTACACCGGGGAGGTCATTCTGCGGAATCCCCGAGCACTGCTGCCGAACGCTAACGTTGAGGTGGAGTATGAGCCGCGAGAATTCGCAATCCTAGGGGCGCGGACCCTTCTGGGACTGCGCGGAGACCTTCTGGTAGCGAAGCGGCGGAACCTAACGGTGAATTGGGGCTTTACGACGATGTTCTACCACCAGGCGGCACTCATTGACCGTGTCCGGCTTGGGGATGAGCCAGTGGCAAACTGGATGCTCGGGACCGATGTAGCACTCCAATGGGAGACCCCCTGGGTGACGGACCTCCTCAATGCCCTACCGCTCGTGGACACGAAGGAGAAGTCCCGCCTCAATGTTCGCGCTGAGGTAGCGCAGATGTTTCCAACGCCCAACACCCGTCGCTCAGAGGTGGCTTCTGACCATAATGCCCCTGTGGTCTACATCGATGACTTCGAAGGTGCCGATCGCCGCTTTCCGCTGGGAATGCTGCCTGGATACTGGCGTCATTCTGCTCCACCGGTAGACCCTGACATTGCCCCCGATCCAAAGACGGCTGCTCTCTTCCGCGGGAAGCTCTTCTGGTACCAGTTCTTCCTCCCGGAGACCCCAATCCGAGAGGTCTACCCGAATCGGGATGTCATCCCAGGCCAGAGCAACCTCCGCTCACTCTACATCGTCTTCCGGCCCGATGAGCGAGGCATCTACAACCCAAATCCGGAGTTCTTGGATAGCCGCAACCCACGGTTTGATCCTGCTAATGCATTTGCTCAACGCCCAGAGAACCGGCGCCGCATCTGGGCAGGGATGACGCGATTGCTGTCTTCGTACCCGCTCAACTTCGATGCAGAGAACTTCGAGTACCTGGAGCTTATGATGCGGATCGAGTACGCCGAGCCGGGAGCTCGGCTCTTCATTGACCTGGGGCAGATCAGCGAGGACGTTATTCCCAATGGGAAGTTGGACACCGAAGACGGCATTACGTCGGCCGCCCCACTGCCAAATGGTATTCTGGACGCTGGCGAAGACGTTGGTGTTGACGGACTTTCTGACCAGGCAGAGCGCTCTTCTCTGCCCGAGCCGTTGTCGCTGGAGGAGGACCCAGCACGCGACAACTTTGTTTTCGACTACACCAAGGACCCTGGCTTGCTGACGGAGGCTGACTTTGAGCGCTACAACAACTTCGAGGGCAACTCCCGGTCGGAGCTGGGGCAGTTTCCCGATACCGAGGTCCTGAACCCCAACAACGGGCAGACACTGACGCTTGAGAACAGCTACTTCAGCTACGAAATCCGCTTGGACCCCAACCCGGCGACCAACCCGCAGATTGTCGGTGGCGGAAGTAACGGGTGGTATCTCTACCGCATCCCGTTGCGGCGTCCGGATCGGGTGGTAGGCAATCCGCTCTACTCCAACATCCAGTACGTCCGGCTCTGGGTAAAGGGCGGAGCGCTGAAGATACGGATTGCGGATTGGCGGCTCGTGGGGGCACTGTGGCAGCGCCGGCATCCATTCCAGGCTGCGGCAACGGATGCTGATTCTGTGCTGGAGGTAGCTTTCGTCAATCGGGAGGAGAACAGTGGTCCGCCGGACTACTACACGATGCCGCCTGGTGTCGTGCCTCCACGGCAGTTGAGCAATCCCGATCCGACGAGGGATATCCGGCTCAATGAGCAGTCGTTGGTCTTGCGGGTGCGTAACCTGCGGTACGGCGACGAGCGCATGGCGGTTCGCCTCTTCCCGCAACGCTTGGACATGCTCTACTACCGCAAGCTGAAGTTCTTCGTCCACGGCGATGGCGGCATGCCCTTCCGGATTGCGCAAGGGGAGGTGCCAGTAGGAGAAGTGTTCGTGCGCTTCGGAGTGGACTCCTCGAACTACTACGAGTACCGACGTCCGCTGCTCCAAGGGTGGCAGGATGTGCAGATAGACCTCCGGCAGTTGGCAGCTTTGAAGTCGTTGCGGGATTCGCTCTTCCAGGTGGGGATTGTGGAGGCACGACTCCCTGGAGATGAGCTTGGGCGAGTCCGCATCCGCGGGAATCCGAGTCTTACGCAGGTGGCCTTCATGGGGGTTGGGATTGCAAACCCGGCCGAGCGCTTTCCAAACCTCCTCACGACGACGGTTTGGATCGATGAGCTGCGCCTCACGGAACCCGACGCTCGTCCGGACTGGGCAGGGGTAACAGCCGTTGACCTCCAGCTTGCCGATCTGGGCACGCTCAACTTCAACGCATTGCGGATGCAACCGGGCTTCCATCGGCTGGAGGAGCGCTTCGGAGACCGTATCCTCCGCAGCTCCTGGAACGGCAGTGTAACACTGGCCTTGGAGAAGCTGTTCCCAAAGGAGTGGCGAGAGTTGCGGATTCCGTTCACGTACACCCACTCGGAGCAGTTGGAGAAGCCGGCCCTCTTCCCGCAGAACGATGTCCCGGTCGAGGAGGCGGCCGAGATTGTTCGGCAGCAGCGCCTGCGGCAAGGAGCAACGCCACAAGCGGCTGCTGCAGCGGCCGAAGAGCTGCGTCGGAGGAGTCAGACGCTGCGCGTTCAGGATAGCTGGGCCATCACTGGACTCCGTCTGGGTATTCCTAGCTCGCTGTGGTGGATCCGGGACATCTTCAATCGCTTCACTGTTGGCTACTCCTACGCCCAGGAGTTCGAGCGTTCCCCGCAGGTGGCGGAGCGCTTCCGCTGGCGCTGGAACTTGACTGTGCAGTATGCTCTGCAGATGCAGCCGCTGCTGACGCTACAGCCCCTTGGCTGGGGCACGAAGATTCCGTTGGTGAGCGAGTTCGCAGGCTGGCGTCTGAGTCCTTGGCCAACCAATATCGGGTTTGGGCTGACAATGACGCGAGGGCGCCAGACCGAACAGCTCCGGGATGTTCCCTTCCCAAGCCCCGTTGTGCGGGAGTTTACAGCGCAGCAGCAGTTCCAGTCTTCTTGGCGTCTCAGCGAGGGAGGTCTCCTCAACCCAACGGTGGACTACTCGTTGACGACCAACAGCACTCTCGTCCCGTTGGAAGTGGACCCCGTCACTGGGCGGCAGCGTACAGGTCGGGAAATCTTCCGGCAGATGCTCTTCCGGAACGGAAGGCCGTTGTATCTCGGCGAGGAGACTTCCCTCCGGCAGAATGTTACGGTCAACTTCCGACCGCGGCTGGCGGAGCTCCTACGACTGCAGCGCTTCCTCGATATGAGCGGGTCCTACACTGTAACGTACTCCTGGACCGATCCACGGCAGCCTGACCCTGCAATCCGCGATATTGTCAAGCAGGCACAATGGCAGAGCTCCTTCCGCTGGAATACGGCCCTCCGAGTCAAGCAGATGGCTGAGTCGTGGTTCGGTAAAGTCCCCACTGGCGATACACCGACAGTTGTGCAACGAGCGCTCCGCATCCTGCGCAGCGCCCTCCTAGACTACGACAACGTGCAGATCAACTTCCAGCAGGACAACTCTTCGCTCAACCCGGGCGTACTCGGCGGCACAGGACTGACGAACTTCTGGCTGCGGACGCTCCTCTTCCGTCCGGAGCGCCCGCTCTATGGGCCGTCGATGGGGTACCAGTTGGGGTTGCTGGCTAGTCCGCACGGCAGCATTCGGATTGTCCGGAGCGAACGCTTCCCATTCTTTGGCTTTGCAACGACGCTCGGTCCCCGTCCGCCTCAGGCCGTACTCCAAGAGAACTTCGCACAGCGCAGCGTACTCGACATTCGGACTTCGCGTCCGCTCTGGGAAGGGGCAACGCTGACGCTCTCGTGGAAGAGCGAATTCGCGTACAACCGGAATTGGACGCTCCAGACCGACGCCAACGGCGTACCGACCCCAACGGCCGTCGTGGTGACGAATTCGTACAGCCGGACGGCACTCTTCCTGCCCCCGTTCTTGGTCCTAGCGCTCTTCCGCAACTCCCACGAGCGGGTGCTACAGCTCTACGAGCAGCGCCGACAGGCAATTGTGGCCGCTGTGGCGGACACGGTAGAACGGAACACTCGCCTCCAGCAAGCCCTGGCAGAGTCCTTCCGGGAAGGGCTAGAGAGCTTCAGATGGTATCCTGGAGCGCTGGCACTCATCATGCCACGGGTCAATTGGATCCTCCGCTGGGACGGACTGGAGAAGTGGGGCATATTCCGCAGCATTGGGGCGCAGCGTGTGTCGCTGGACCATTCGTATGCGGCAACCTATCGGGAGAACACTCGTCTGACGGACCGAGGCCGAACGATAGACGCACAGTCCATAGAGGCGAACTTCCAGCCCTTCTTGGGGGTGAACGTCAACTTCAACGAGAAAGCCTTCGGCGGGCCGGCGACGGCAATTCTGCGCTACAACCTGCGCTATGGCTACCAGTTAGGTGCGGCAGCTCGATCGCTCCAGCGCCAGGTCTCACACGAGTTCTCGCTCCAAGTCAACCACACACGGCGGGGCTTGGTATTGCCTCTGATCGGAACGGAGCTCAAGAACGATGTGGAGTTCAGCCTCTTGGCCTCGATTCGCCGCAACCTCACCTCCTCCCACGACGTCTTCCGCTCCGGCGGAGATCAAGGTCTGCGAGTGGATGGAAGCACGCAGATTTCCGTGGAGCCGCGAGCTCGCTACACGATCAGCCAGCGCCTGACGGCAACGCTCTTCATGCGCTATGACGGTGTCTTCAACGAAGGGGCAGCGCAGCCTGGCTACAGCACGTTCCAGATGGGAGTTGACATCCGGCTTGGTATCTCTGGAGGGCGGTAA
- a CDS encoding cation diffusion facilitator family transporter, giving the protein MNASLGVGILLLLVKWTAYVLTGSVAIFSDALESIVHIVAVALAWHTLRVSFRPPDREHPYGHFKVSYFSAGMEGGLIILAALFIVGSAVEKLLTGVSLERLEYGLGLTLFTVLVNGILGTVLVREGKHSHSPILTANGKHVLTDAWTSGGAVAGLLVVHVTGLQVLDPIIALLIGANIIREGVLQVRQAIHGLMDRTNPELEQQALQALEAFCSEHGLSYHRFRLRQAGPQVHIDFHLQFANGTPIEQAHALATAAERRIAQALPVRADIVSHLEGEDHPPVHDEPIEPTLRQR; this is encoded by the coding sequence ATGAACGCCTCCTTGGGGGTCGGTATCCTGCTGCTCCTTGTGAAGTGGACCGCATACGTGTTGACGGGCTCCGTAGCGATCTTCTCTGACGCTCTGGAGTCTATCGTCCACATAGTTGCTGTAGCTCTGGCGTGGCACACCCTAAGGGTCAGTTTCCGGCCACCAGACCGGGAGCATCCCTACGGACACTTCAAGGTGTCGTACTTCTCCGCTGGTATGGAGGGGGGACTGATCATCCTTGCGGCACTCTTCATCGTTGGCTCTGCGGTGGAGAAGCTCCTTACGGGTGTCTCGCTGGAGCGTCTGGAGTACGGCTTGGGGCTGACGTTGTTCACGGTCCTCGTCAACGGCATTCTGGGAACGGTGCTTGTACGTGAGGGGAAGCACTCGCATTCCCCAATTTTGACGGCAAACGGCAAGCATGTCTTGACCGACGCCTGGACCAGTGGAGGCGCAGTTGCGGGGCTATTGGTGGTTCACGTGACGGGGTTGCAGGTGCTGGATCCGATCATAGCCCTCCTCATTGGGGCTAACATCATTCGCGAAGGAGTGTTGCAGGTACGGCAGGCTATCCATGGCCTTATGGATCGAACAAACCCAGAGCTGGAGCAGCAAGCATTACAGGCGCTGGAGGCATTCTGTTCTGAGCATGGCCTAAGCTACCACCGCTTCCGTCTTCGGCAAGCAGGCCCACAGGTGCACATCGACTTCCACTTGCAGTTTGCTAACGGCACCCCGATAGAGCAGGCCCATGCCTTGGCGACTGCTGCGGAACGGCGGATTGCCCAGGCCTTGCCTGTCCGAGCCGACATCGTTTCGCACTTGGAGGGAGAGGACCATCCGCCGGTGCACGACGAGCCTATAGAGCCTACTTTGCGGCAGAGGTGA
- the rho gene encoding transcription termination factor Rho has protein sequence MEQQDRMNGPAAGIPSLFDVETLQSRKIAELFEIARALGIPNYADMRKQELIFRIMEAQGQMLREQQARAPEAEVGGTPVEGVLEIVPEGNHGFLRSSDSSYLPSPDDVYVSPSQIKRFGLRTGDTIRGYVRPPREGERYFALLKIESVNYLPPEAVKDRPLFENLTPVYPTERFRLETVPNEYSTRIIDLLCPIGKGQRGLIVAPPKSGKTILLQQIANAISRNHPEVKLIILLIDERPEEVTDMQRSVRGAEVISSTFDEPPERHVQVADIVLEKAKRLVECKHDVVILLDSITRLARANNTVIPHSGKILSGGVDANALHRPKRFFGAARKVEEGGSLTVIATALIETGSRMDEVIFEEFKGTGNMELVLDRKLAERRIFPAIDINRSGTRREELLLTPEELNRVWVLRKVLSELPPVEAMELLLEHMRRTRNNREFLATLNTLTTQ, from the coding sequence ATGGAACAGCAGGACCGCATGAACGGACCCGCTGCAGGTATCCCCTCCCTCTTCGATGTAGAGACCCTGCAGAGCCGGAAGATCGCGGAGCTCTTTGAAATCGCCCGGGCGCTTGGTATCCCGAACTATGCTGACATGCGAAAGCAGGAGCTCATCTTTCGAATCATGGAAGCACAAGGGCAGATGCTGCGAGAGCAGCAAGCGCGAGCGCCAGAGGCGGAGGTTGGGGGTACACCAGTTGAAGGCGTTCTGGAGATCGTCCCTGAAGGAAACCACGGCTTCCTGCGCTCTTCGGACTCCAGTTATTTGCCATCCCCTGACGATGTCTACGTTTCGCCGTCTCAGATCAAGCGTTTTGGGCTGCGTACTGGGGATACAATTCGCGGATATGTGCGTCCACCAAGGGAAGGGGAGCGCTACTTCGCCCTACTGAAGATAGAGTCAGTGAACTACCTTCCCCCCGAGGCCGTTAAGGATCGACCCCTCTTTGAGAACCTTACACCAGTGTATCCGACCGAACGCTTTCGGCTTGAGACAGTTCCGAACGAGTACTCAACTCGCATCATAGACTTGCTGTGTCCGATAGGGAAGGGACAACGTGGATTGATTGTAGCGCCGCCGAAGTCCGGGAAGACAATTCTGCTACAGCAGATAGCTAACGCCATCAGCCGCAATCACCCCGAGGTAAAACTCATCATCCTCCTGATTGACGAGCGTCCGGAAGAGGTCACCGATATGCAGCGTTCGGTCCGGGGTGCAGAGGTCATCTCTTCCACGTTTGACGAGCCTCCAGAGCGGCATGTACAGGTGGCGGATATCGTGCTGGAGAAGGCGAAGCGCCTGGTGGAGTGTAAGCATGATGTCGTCATCCTCTTAGACTCCATCACCAGGCTAGCGCGGGCGAATAACACTGTTATCCCCCATTCGGGCAAGATCCTCTCTGGGGGAGTGGATGCGAATGCTCTGCATCGTCCGAAGCGCTTCTTTGGTGCTGCTCGCAAGGTTGAGGAGGGAGGCTCGCTGACCGTGATTGCTACAGCACTGATCGAGACGGGGAGCCGGATGGACGAGGTCATTTTCGAGGAGTTCAAGGGGACGGGGAACATGGAGCTAGTGTTAGACCGCAAGCTAGCGGAGCGGCGTATCTTCCCAGCAATTGACATCAATCGCTCGGGGACCCGCCGGGAGGAGCTGCTGCTGACCCCGGAGGAGCTTAACAGAGTCTGGGTCCTCCGCAAAGTCCTGAGCGAGCTTCCCCCTGTGGAGGCGATGGAGTTGCTGCTGGAACACATGCGGCGGACGCGCAACAACCGCGAATTCCTGGCGACGCTCAACACGCTGACGACGCAATAA